A window of Trichocoleus desertorum ATA4-8-CV12 contains these coding sequences:
- a CDS encoding helix-hairpin-helix domain-containing protein: protein MLLFRVPFQSRFCLSLLLILSLTACQQVQSQPQQSVPAPLPQDPLVQTYFNHEPAAEYTEPYRQQTRPGDNLEQQIIDAIASAQSTVDVAVQELRLPKIAQAVIERQKAGVKVRVILENTYSQPWSAITEAELAKLPERERDRYEEYQKLADQDRDGKLTPEEINQGDTLVMLKQAQVPWIDDTANGSAGSDLMHHKFVVVDGQRLVITSANFTTSDIHGDFSRPASQGNANNMLRITSAELASLFTQEFNAMWGDGPGGKPDSKFGLKKPFRAPQTVVLGSTSVTVQFSPTSPSRPWSQSGNGLIGKTLSTAQRSINLALFVFSEQRLANVLEKNHERGVQVQAVIDPGFAYRSYSEALDMLGVELKDKCRTEPNNHPWQNPISTVGAPRLPPGDLLHNKFGVVDQATVITGSHNWTNAANTGNDETLLVIESPTVAAHYEREFERLYTNAILGVPPAVQRKIAAQAKQCPSVQLQPPTNPVVNLNTASLQEIESLPGVGPTLAQGIIQARQQKPFTSLADLDRVSGVGPKLLNRLEPYVTW from the coding sequence ATTTTGCTTTTCCGGGTTCCCTTCCAATCGCGTTTTTGTTTGAGCCTGCTGCTGATTTTGAGCTTGACCGCTTGCCAACAAGTCCAGTCTCAGCCCCAGCAATCTGTACCTGCACCACTGCCCCAAGACCCGTTAGTTCAGACTTACTTCAATCATGAACCTGCTGCCGAATACACCGAGCCTTACCGCCAACAAACTCGGCCTGGTGACAACTTAGAGCAGCAAATTATTGACGCGATCGCCTCGGCTCAATCTACCGTAGATGTCGCGGTGCAAGAGCTGCGGTTGCCCAAGATTGCTCAAGCTGTGATTGAGCGGCAAAAAGCCGGAGTAAAGGTGCGGGTGATCTTAGAAAACACCTACAGTCAACCTTGGAGCGCCATCACCGAGGCTGAACTGGCGAAGCTGCCCGAACGAGAGCGCGATCGCTATGAGGAATACCAAAAACTCGCGGACCAAGACCGTGACGGCAAACTCACGCCTGAGGAAATCAATCAAGGCGATACCTTAGTGATGCTGAAGCAGGCCCAAGTGCCTTGGATTGATGACACCGCCAATGGCTCTGCTGGCAGCGACTTGATGCACCATAAGTTTGTGGTGGTGGATGGACAGCGATTGGTCATCACTTCGGCCAATTTCACGACTAGTGACATTCATGGGGATTTTTCCCGCCCTGCCAGCCAAGGTAACGCCAATAACATGCTGCGGATTACCAGTGCAGAATTAGCCAGCTTATTCACTCAAGAGTTTAATGCCATGTGGGGAGATGGCCCTGGAGGCAAACCTGATAGCAAGTTTGGTCTGAAAAAACCATTTCGGGCTCCCCAAACAGTGGTTCTAGGCAGTACTTCGGTCACCGTACAGTTCTCACCCACCAGTCCCTCTCGTCCTTGGAGTCAAAGCGGCAACGGCCTGATTGGCAAAACCCTAAGTACTGCTCAGCGATCGATCAATTTGGCCTTGTTTGTATTTTCCGAACAGCGCTTAGCGAACGTTCTGGAAAAAAATCATGAACGAGGCGTACAGGTACAGGCTGTGATCGATCCGGGTTTTGCCTATCGTTCTTACAGTGAAGCCTTGGACATGCTGGGCGTTGAGCTTAAAGACAAGTGTCGCACTGAACCCAACAATCATCCTTGGCAAAACCCTATCAGTACGGTCGGAGCACCACGACTACCACCTGGAGATTTATTGCACAACAAGTTTGGCGTTGTTGACCAAGCAACTGTGATTACGGGTTCCCACAACTGGACTAATGCTGCCAACACAGGCAATGACGAGACTCTGCTCGTAATTGAAAGCCCAACGGTAGCCGCTCACTACGAGCGGGAATTTGAGCGACTCTATACCAATGCCATTCTGGGCGTGCCTCCTGCGGTTCAACGCAAAATTGCCGCCCAGGCTAAACAGTGTCCGTCGGTTCAGCTCCAGCCCCCAACTAATCCAGTAGTGAACCTAAACACAGCTAGCCTGCAAGAAATAGAAAGTTTGCCAGGTGTCGGCCCCACTCTAGCCCAGGGAATTATCCAAGCGCGTCAGCAAAAACCATTTACTTCACTAGCTGATCTCGATCGCGTGTCCGGTGTAGGGCCAAAACTCCTCAATCGTTTAGAGCCTTACGTCACTTGGTAA
- a CDS encoding HAD family hydrolase, whose protein sequence is MEQPRVIFLDAVGTLFGIQGSVGTLYSQLAQQFGVEVSEAELNLAFGQSFRRSSPAAFPDAEPSEIPVLEFEWWQAIAQQTFAQAGVLQQFSDFATFFKQLYAYFETAAPWFVYPEVPAVLEQWRSQGIELGILSNFDSRLYSVLDALDLAKFFTSITISTEVGAAKPNPKIFAAGLKKHDCAAIAAWHIGDSYQEDYEAAQAVGIQGIWLNRTDKSIPIRSYPSTSSAMLMPDHRPRSIRNLSEVSSGWLNS, encoded by the coding sequence ATGGAGCAACCTAGAGTAATTTTTTTGGATGCCGTGGGGACTTTGTTTGGCATCCAGGGCAGCGTGGGGACTCTTTATAGCCAACTCGCTCAGCAATTTGGTGTGGAAGTGTCTGAAGCTGAGTTGAATTTGGCTTTTGGTCAGAGTTTTCGACGCAGTAGCCCAGCCGCTTTTCCCGACGCTGAGCCGAGTGAAATTCCAGTTCTAGAGTTTGAGTGGTGGCAGGCGATCGCGCAGCAAACTTTTGCCCAAGCGGGAGTTCTGCAACAGTTCTCAGATTTTGCTACCTTTTTTAAGCAGCTTTATGCCTACTTTGAAACGGCAGCTCCTTGGTTTGTGTATCCAGAAGTGCCAGCGGTTTTAGAGCAATGGCGATCGCAGGGGATTGAGTTGGGGATACTGTCTAATTTTGACTCTCGGTTGTATTCTGTATTAGACGCGCTCGATCTAGCAAAATTTTTTACCTCGATTACGATCTCTACGGAGGTGGGGGCTGCCAAGCCTAACCCCAAGATTTTTGCAGCGGGTTTAAAGAAGCATGACTGTGCAGCGATCGCTGCTTGGCACATTGGGGACAGTTATCAAGAAGACTATGAAGCAGCACAAGCGGTTGGGATACAAGGCATTTGGTTAAACCGTACCGACAAGTCAATCCCGATTCGTAGTTACCCGTCAACTTCATCCGCTATGCTCATGCCTGATCACAGACCCCGATCGATTCGCAACTTGAGTGAAGTGAGCAGTGGGTGGCTCAACTCCTAA
- a CDS encoding acetoacetate decarboxylase family protein gives MPYPPAPWTLRGHALQTLHLVDSASVRSLLPLGLEVVEPWPGKAISSVYLSAYQAGSALEYNELIVATLIRQSGNIGGWVTHIYVDHLDSVAGGREIWGLPKELADFTWESGETQRVSVKQGDRLLCSLRYEPPFSLWRQPFSATSFSLLDSALLSFGAHLDSRLGFVKGHLEVPPNSLLAQINFGQPWLTVSHAEMELRVDAPQKRVANFTK, from the coding sequence GTGCCTTATCCACCTGCGCCCTGGACTTTGCGAGGCCACGCTTTACAAACATTGCACCTCGTAGATAGTGCCTCCGTGCGATCGCTACTGCCATTGGGTTTAGAGGTGGTAGAGCCGTGGCCTGGAAAAGCCATTAGCAGTGTCTATCTCAGCGCTTATCAGGCGGGGTCAGCCTTGGAGTACAACGAGCTAATTGTGGCTACGCTGATCCGTCAGAGTGGCAATATTGGCGGCTGGGTGACGCATATCTATGTCGATCATCTTGACTCGGTGGCGGGAGGTCGAGAAATTTGGGGGTTGCCTAAAGAACTGGCAGACTTCACATGGGAGTCAGGAGAAACTCAGCGAGTGAGCGTAAAACAGGGCGATCGCCTGCTTTGCTCGTTACGCTACGAACCACCTTTTTCGCTTTGGCGACAACCCTTCTCGGCCACTAGCTTTAGCCTATTAGATTCAGCTTTGCTCTCTTTTGGAGCCCATTTAGATTCACGTTTGGGCTTTGTTAAGGGTCACTTAGAAGTTCCGCCAAATAGTCTACTGGCTCAGATTAATTTCGGGCAGCCTTGGTTAACCGTGAGCCATGCAGAGATGGAATTGCGAGTGGATGCGCCTCAAAAACGGGTCGCTAACTTTACCAAGTGA
- a CDS encoding pentapeptide repeat-containing protein, translated as MNAAELLRRYAAGERDFSKTDLWGINLSKASLNGINFSKSDLSGANLQGLNLSQSDLSGANLDEVDLSGANLQGINLSRANLSSANLRWALLNRANLSGTNLSKAILSKANLNGVNLNGANLNNANLWGANLCEALLQEIDLSGANLRGAYLCGATISGDLSCANLSGANLNGAVLSGANLADAILSEAILSSANLWGANLRGAKLRGADLGRADLGHADLTEVNLSKADLAMAKLIKTNLTGAVLSGANLRGTNLSETDLSTANLMGTDLRGAIMPNNTIHS; from the coding sequence ATGAATGCTGCTGAGCTTCTAAGGCGTTATGCGGCAGGGGAACGGGATTTTAGCAAAACCGACCTGTGGGGGATTAATTTAAGCAAAGCCAGCCTTAACGGCATTAACTTCAGCAAATCAGATTTGAGTGGGGCCAATCTGCAAGGACTTAACCTGAGCCAATCGGATCTGAGTGGAGCTAATTTAGACGAGGTGGACTTGAGCGGGGCCAACCTTCAAGGGATCAATTTGAGCCGAGCCAACCTCAGTAGTGCTAATCTTCGCTGGGCCTTACTCAACCGCGCTAACTTAAGCGGCACTAACCTCAGTAAGGCGATTTTGAGTAAAGCCAACTTGAATGGAGTCAACTTGAATGGGGCGAACCTCAATAACGCTAATCTCTGGGGAGCCAATTTGTGTGAAGCGCTCTTACAGGAAATTGACCTCAGCGGGGCCAACCTCCGAGGGGCTTACCTTTGTGGTGCCACCATCAGCGGTGATTTGAGTTGCGCGAATTTGAGCGGGGCTAACTTGAATGGAGCGGTGCTGTCAGGGGCTAACTTAGCGGATGCAATTTTAAGTGAAGCCATTTTGAGCAGTGCTAATCTGTGGGGAGCCAACCTTCGCGGTGCCAAGCTCCGAGGGGCAGACTTAGGCAGAGCCGACTTAGGCCATGCTGACTTAACTGAAGTGAATCTCAGCAAAGCGGACTTAGCAATGGCTAAGCTGATCAAGACCAATTTGACAGGTGCAGTCCTTAGCGGCGCTAACCTACGCGGCACAAATCTCAGCGAAACAGACTTGAGTACTGCCAACTTGATGGGTACGGATTTGCGGGGCGCGATTATGCCCAATAACACCATTCATAGTTGA
- a CDS encoding NAD(P)/FAD-dependent oxidoreductase encodes MTQQPTRICILGGGFGGLYTALKLSQLPWTKLEKPEIVLVDQRDRFLFSPLLYELVTGELQTWEIAPPYTELLANTDIRFCQNAIAEINTQGQQVQLQDGPTLSYDYLVLAMGGETPLDMVPGAAEYALPFRTLADAYALEERLRLLEASEADKIRIAIVGAGYSGVELACKLADRLGDRGRLRLVEQADQILRASPEFNREAAQNALEERGIWLDLETKVESLGPETISLEYKGQVDTIPAELVLWTVGTRINPIVGSLPLKQNQRGQLVTTPTLQVMDHTKIFALGDLADCRDAEGKQIPPTAQAAFQQADYTSWNLWASITGRPLLPFRYQNLGEVMTLGTDNATFTGMGLKLEGTLAHLARRLAYLYRLPTLEHQLKVGLNWIAHPVLEWLTPSS; translated from the coding sequence ATGACCCAACAACCAACCCGTATTTGCATTCTCGGTGGCGGCTTTGGGGGACTCTACACCGCCCTCAAGCTCAGTCAGCTACCTTGGACTAAGCTGGAAAAGCCTGAAATTGTTCTGGTAGACCAGCGCGATCGCTTTTTGTTCTCTCCCCTCCTCTACGAACTCGTCACCGGAGAGCTGCAAACCTGGGAAATTGCACCTCCCTATACCGAGCTGCTTGCCAACACAGACATTCGCTTCTGTCAAAACGCGATCGCTGAGATCAATACGCAAGGGCAGCAGGTGCAACTACAAGACGGCCCTACCCTTAGCTACGACTACCTGGTGCTAGCGATGGGCGGTGAAACTCCCTTAGATATGGTTCCTGGGGCGGCAGAGTATGCCCTGCCATTCCGTACCCTGGCCGATGCTTACGCTCTCGAAGAAAGATTACGCCTCTTAGAAGCCTCAGAAGCCGACAAAATTCGAATTGCGATCGTCGGGGCAGGCTATAGCGGTGTGGAATTGGCTTGCAAACTGGCTGATCGCTTGGGCGATCGCGGTCGGTTACGCCTTGTAGAACAAGCCGATCAAATCTTGAGAGCTTCGCCAGAGTTCAATCGAGAAGCGGCTCAAAACGCTCTGGAAGAACGCGGCATCTGGTTAGATTTAGAGACCAAAGTCGAGTCATTGGGGCCAGAAACAATTTCATTAGAGTACAAAGGGCAGGTTGATACCATTCCAGCCGAGTTGGTGTTGTGGACGGTGGGCACTCGCATCAACCCCATCGTAGGCTCTTTACCTCTGAAGCAAAATCAGCGGGGGCAACTCGTCACGACTCCGACCTTGCAAGTGATGGATCACACCAAAATTTTTGCCCTTGGTGATCTAGCAGACTGTCGAGATGCCGAAGGTAAGCAAATTCCTCCAACCGCTCAAGCCGCCTTCCAGCAAGCTGACTATACCAGTTGGAACCTATGGGCCTCGATCACAGGACGACCGCTTCTACCCTTCCGCTATCAGAATTTAGGCGAAGTCATGACCCTGGGCACTGACAATGCCACCTTCACCGGAATGGGCCTCAAACTGGAGGGCACGTTAGCTCATCTAGCCCGTCGTTTAGCTTACCTCTACCGTTTACCCACCCTAGAGCACCAATTAAAAGTGGGCCTAAACTGGATTGCCCACCCTGTCTTGGAGTGGTTAACCCCATCTTCATAG